One genomic segment of Salinibacter grassmerensis includes these proteins:
- the rplN gene encoding 50S ribosomal protein L14: MIQQETRLNVADNSGAKEALCIRVLGSSGRRYAGIGDQIVVSVKSAIPSGEINKGDVSRAVVVRAAKETRRDDGTYIRFDENAAVLINQEEEPVGTRVFGPVAREVREKQFMRIVSLAPEVL, from the coding sequence ATGATTCAACAAGAGACGCGACTCAACGTGGCCGATAACAGCGGGGCCAAGGAAGCATTGTGCATCCGCGTGCTCGGCAGTAGCGGACGCCGCTACGCGGGCATCGGAGACCAGATTGTGGTTTCCGTCAAGTCGGCCATCCCGAGTGGAGAGATCAACAAGGGCGACGTGAGCCGGGCCGTTGTGGTGCGGGCCGCCAAGGAGACGCGCCGCGACGACGGCACCTACATTCGCTTCGACGAGAACGCGGCCGTGCTCATCAACCAGGAAGAGGAGCCGGTGGGGACGCGCGTCTTTGGGCCCGTGGCCCGGGAGGTCCGCGAGAAGCAGTTCATGCGCATTGTATCCCTCGCCCCCGAGGTGCTGTAG
- the rpsQ gene encoding 30S ribosomal protein S17, whose translation MEQTENNTDTHTDDHDEALDRNDRKERIGVVESAKMDKTITVSVRRQMKHPMYGKYLERSSTFMAHDEDDEASEGDTVQIMETRPISKNKRWRLVDIVERAK comes from the coding sequence ATGGAGCAGACTGAGAACAACACCGACACGCACACGGACGACCACGACGAGGCTCTCGACCGCAACGACCGCAAGGAACGCATTGGGGTTGTCGAATCGGCCAAGATGGACAAGACTATCACCGTGTCCGTCCGCCGTCAGATGAAGCACCCGATGTATGGAAAGTACCTGGAACGGTCTTCCACCTTCATGGCCCACGACGAAGACGACGAGGCCAGCGAGGGGGACACGGTCCAGATTATGGAGACGCGCCCCATTAGCAAGAACAAGCGATGGCGTCTCGTCGACATCGTTGAGCGGGCCAAGTAG